From Argopecten irradians isolate NY chromosome 2, Ai_NY, whole genome shotgun sequence, the proteins below share one genomic window:
- the LOC138316553 gene encoding uncharacterized protein, translating into MYSLPDTCYDRESSERSLQLKSINRNRWGLTETSYCPLCNKPGSLAHVLTGCNVAITQGRYGWRHDKVLRELADIPERTKKRKPAKGCTFINFVQGGEGGHTFSTVHQWGILDGAQNWEMRVDLDRRLVFPDIIQTNLRPDILICSTQGKKMVMVKLTVPWEESCEETFEIKRRSMKNWQETSGP; encoded by the coding sequence ATGTATTCATTACCGGACACATGTTACGATCGTGAATCTTCAGAAAGGAGTCTCCAATTAAAAAGTATTAACCGGAATAGATGGGGCTTGACTGAGACTTCATACTGCCCATTGTGCAACAAACCAGGGAGCCTTGCGCATGTACTAACAGGATGCAATGTCGCCATTACGCAAGGACGCTACGGATGGCGCCATGACAAGGTGCTAAGAGAACTGGCTGACATCCCGGAGAGGACTAAGAAGCGGAAGCCTGCGAAGGGTTGTACATTCATCAATTTTGTACAGGGCGGGGAAGGAGGACACACTTTTTCAACTGTTCACCAGTGGGGAATCCTTGATGGCGCACAGAACTGGGAGATGAGGGTCGAtctagacaggagactggtatTCCCCGACATCATCCAGACCAATTTGCGTCCAGATATCCTCATATGTTCAACGCAAGGAAAGAAGATGGTCATGGTGAAGTTGACAGTTCCATGGGAAGAAAGTTGTGAAGAGACATTTGAGATAAAGAGGAGAAGTATGAAGAATTGGCAGGAAACATCAGGACCCTAG